The DNA region TTTGAAAAAATCCAACTGGTAGCCGATTCCAGGGCCTCTGTTTTGATTACGGGTGAATCAGGAACTGGAAAAGAGATGATTGCCAATGCAATCCATTATAACAGTTCTCGTTCGGAAAATCCATTCATCAAAATCAATTGTGCTGCCATTCCTGAAAACTTACTCGAAAGTGAACTATTCGGTCATAAAAAAGGATCTTTTACCGGTGCCGTTACTGATAAAAAAGGAAAGTTTGAATTAGCAGATACCGGAACCATTTTTCTAGATGAAATCGGTGAAATGGATTTAAACTTACAATCGAAACTATTACGTGTGTTACAAGAACGTGAAATTGAAGCCATTGGATCTACTAAGGCAAAAAAAGTAGATGTAAGGATCATTGCAGCAACGAATGCAGAATTGGAACAATTAGTTTCTGAAAAAAAGTTTAGAGCAGATCTTTTTTACAGGTTGAATGTAGTAAAGATCAACACACCTCCGTTACGTGATCGCGTCGAAGACATTCCACTCCTTATGAATCACTTTTTAGAAAAATATACAAAAGATAATAACAAAGTGGTGAAAGGAATTTCCAGAGAAGCTTCCAAATTACTATTGAAATATCGTTGGCCAGGAAACGTTCGTGAGTTGGAAAATGTGATCGAAAGAGCTGTTGTCCTTGCACAAGATGAAGTGTTGAGTGAGGAAGATTTTTCAGATATTCTTTCCAGTTTAGAAGATTTACCTGAACATACAACCGAAGTGGCTCAATTGAATCATGTAGAATCTGTTTCTGGAGCGGAACCTTTGGATTTAGGTTCAGGGCGTTTGACACCGGGCCAACTCGATGGCCTCGATGGTCGTGCGATGGAAATTGTTGTGAGCGAAGTAGAATCAAGACTCATCCAATATGCTATGAAAAAGTTTCGTTATACCAAAACTCGTGTGGCAAAATTTTTGGGAATCAATCGAAACACATTGGATAAAAAAATCAAAGAACTCAATATAGAATATTAGGTTTTAATTTATTCTTAATTGGTTGGTTCTGGAAAGTGATTCAAATGGGAAATTGGTCCCGTTTGGATTTCATCTTCTAAGGTTAAGTGTAAGTATTCTTTAGCGGAACCAACTGCTTCAGGAAGATTTTTTCCGTGAGCTAAAAAAGATGTGATGGCAGCCGAATACGTACAACCTGTACCATGTGTGTTTTTGCCTTTCAAAAACGGTTTTGAGTATAAATAAGAAGATTTTCCGTCAAACAAAATATCTGTTGCTTCTGTTGCATTAGGAAGGTGTCCCCCTTTTAAAAGTACCGGAACTTTATACTTTTGAAATAATTTCTCCGCCATAGGAACCAGTTGGTCATATTGATGGATTTTTTCTCCTAGAAGCAGTGACGCCTCATCTAGGTTAGGTGTGATTAGTTTAGCAAGTGGCAACAGATCTTTGATTAGAGAATCGATTGCATCGTCTTTGAGTAATTTAGCGCCACTGGTTGCCACCATCACTGGATCTACTACCAGTTGGATGTCTGGGTTTTCATAAAAAAATTCAGCTACCACTTCGATGATTTTAGCAGAGTACAACATTCCCGTTTTTGCTGCTTTGACGGAAAAGTATCCTGAAACTGCTTTTAGTTGTGCAGATACAAAGTCTGGCGAAATTTCTGCGATCCCTGTGACCCCATCAGGATTTTGGGCTGTTAAACAAGTGAAGGTTGTGGTTCCAAAAGTTGCGAGTGAGGAGAATGTTTTGAGATCTGCTTGCACCCCGGCACCACCTCCGGAATCGGATCCAGCAACAGTTAAGGTAATGGGAAAAATTTTGTTCATACTATGGGAACCATCCGTACTTGTCAAAATTCAATGTATCATCGTTTAGATCAAAGGAAACACCTTCGGATTGTAAGATTTTTTTTTGAAGGTCGGCCCGTAAAACATCACCTCGGAAGGAAATTTTTCCTTGGGCGTTAATGACTCTTTGCCAAGGGATTTTTTGTTCCATTTCTTTTTTGAGTGCGTTCAGTGCATAACCGACGGCTCTAGCGGCTCTTGGATTTCCTAGAAGTAAAGCGATATGTCCATAAGTAGTGACTTTCCCTTTGGGAATTTTTTTTACGACTGTATAAACAGAATCATAAAAATTCTTACTTTTAGTTTTAGGAGTCTTCATTGAATTTGGCTTTATATTCTAAATATTATTTTTTTTTGTAAATCCCTTTTCAATATCACACCAAAATGAAAGTTTCTGAATACGCAAAACATTTGTTACTTGCTCCTAATCTGGAAGATAAACTATTACCTCCCAGTAGGCGCTGGGATGAGGAAACAGATTTTATACCGATAAGAATCGAAACCCCTGGTCGTTCTTCCAATCTTCAGTTTTCTGACAAAAAGGTAAAAATCCCTCGTTTGGAACACCTAAATTTAATATCCAATCGTGGACTCAGTCTTCATCATTTTGCAAATCATGAGCTTATGGCGATTGAATTGTTTGCTTGGGCATTACTCGCTTTTCCTTCTGCACCCAAATCGGTTCGGAATGGTTTTTTAAAAACCATCGAAGAAGAACAAACCCATTTAAAACTTTATTTAAATCGAATGAGAGACTTCGGAGTCAATTTTGGTGACCTTCCCGTAAATTATATTTTTTGGAAACAACTCCGACAATTTGGTACTTTGGAATCTTTTGCAGCCGTGATGTCCGTTTCTTTTGAAGGTGCCAATTTAGATTATGCACAAACCTATGCACAAGTGTTTACTTACTTCGGCGACAATGTAACATCAGAAATCATGCTCACAGTTTTTGAAGATGAAATTAAACATGTGAAAAGAGGTCTTCGTGCTTTCGAACATTCTGTCCCCGAAAATAAAAATCATTGGGAACATTATCTTTCTCTGATTCAATTTCCCTTTACCCCAAGAAGGGCAAAGGGATATTTATATTTACCAGAAACAAGGGCACTTGCGGGGATGGATCCTGAGTTCATTCGTTCTCTTGGAAGTTATGAAGATGAGTATACGGGTAGAGTCAACCTAGAATCCGTGAAAAAATTCGGACTGGGAGAGACCATCCTTCGTAAAAACAGACTTGATTCTCATTTGCCTAATCTTTAATGTTTCTAGCGGTAGGTGATTATGAAATTGAGAACGGCACTGAGTTTATTTCTGTTTTTTTCTGCGTTCGGAGTTGTACTGACTGCGGAAAAAAAAGCCAAGTCAAATAAGGAAATGAATCTTCATGATTTTATGGAGGATTTTACCAAACCAGCAACTAAGTTGTACGATAAAAAAGACAATGCTGACTATCTCAATAAAATCTTAGAAAAAGTACCGGACATGGCACCTGACGATCAAAAGGCTGAATGGAAAGAGATTGTCGATGCGAAACTTGCAGTGGGAAAACCAGATGAAACTTGTAAGTCATGCCATACAAAATTTAAAAAAGAATACAAAGCTAAATATAGAAAAAAGCTAATTGTGGTTCCAGAAGAACTTGTTAATTTTCCAAAAGAAATCAAAGAATTGCTAAAAAAATAAACGATTACTTCCGCTCTTTAGAGAGCGGAACTCCATGAAAAAATACTTTAATTTAAGATTCCCCGCGCTTATCTATTCTTTCGCTATTTGTTTTTCGGTATTACATGCTGAGGATACAAAACCTATAACCACAGAAACTCCAGCGCCAACAGCACAACCACAACAACTAAATCCACTTCCCGCCAGTTTGAAGTTTGGTGCTTTTGTTGATACTTACTACTCGCACAATAACAACCATCCAATCACAAAAGAACGTCAATATGCCACACAAGCAGTTCGTAACGATGAGTTTAACATCAACATGGGATTTGTGGATGCTAAATGGCAAGAAGAGAAGGTGAGAGGACGGATCGCTTTACAGTTTGGAACGTCGGTAAACACGAATTATGCTCCAGAAGCTAATAAAGATGTTAGTTCCAATCAAAACTCTGTGAAACATATCCAAGAAGCCTATGTTGGCATAAAAATCGCAAAAGATACCTGGATCGACGCTGGAATTTATTTTGGTCATATTGGGCATGAATCTTGGATATCCTCAGACAATTGGAATTATACGAGAGCACTCGCACTCGATTACGTGCCTTATTATTCTTCTGGAGTCAGGCTTACTACAAAAATCACTGATAAGTTCCAATTTCAATTTCATGTGATGAATGGATGGCAAAATATCACGGATCAAAACAAAGATAAATCACTGGGAACTCAGTTCAAATATTCATTCACTCAAAATTTTACCTTAATCGCAAATCAATTTGCTGGAAATGAAGCTCCCGATTTTGAACGTAAACAAACAAGGTTTTATAACAATACGATTTTAGAATGGAAAGCATTGGACTGGTTGTCCTTTGCTGTCTCTGGCGATGTGGGAGCACAAAAAGCAAAAGAATCATTTCAATATGAACCTTGGTGGAAAGAAATAAACCCGGTTTTAGGAATTTATACAAATAGAGAATCGAATGTTTACAACCAATGGTATCATGGAACTTTTTGGACTAGTTTTCGCTATGAGGATTTATATCGTCTTAGTTTTCGTGTAGAACGATTTTATGATCCAAAACAAGTGATGGCAACAACTTACACACGAAATGGATTTATGACGAACGGTTATACAATGACATTTGATTTTTTAGAATGGAATCCTGGCCTTGTTCGTTTTGAGGTGGTGCAAAGAGAATCGATGGATCCGGTATTTGCCACAGACAATAATAAACAAACTCGTGTAGAACGATTGTTTATCGCAGCCGCATCAGTAAGATATTAAAAAAAACTCCAAACCTTATTTGGTTTGGAGTTTAAAATAGGAGATATTTAAAATAAAAACTCGGATGAGTTTATTTTTTCTTTTTTGAAGACTTTAGGTTTTCCTTTTTTTCTTAACCGGTTTCTTTTTATTCTTCGGTGATTTCCCTTCCTCATCATCATTTTCTTCCAGAGGTTCTTCACTGAGTTCGCTAACGAAGTCTAGGAAAGGGAGGTGTTTTTTATGGCTCATCTCTTCGCGTTCAGCTGCATTTGGTTTTCTTTCCCCAACAACTACTAAGTAAAGTGAAGGAAGGATGGTTAATACAAGACACATGGCTGAGAAAAGTCCACCTACAATCACCGTTGCCAGTGGTCTTTGAACGTCGGATCCAACTCCTGTTCCTAAAGTTGCTGGGATAAGGCCAAGTAACGCAAGTAACATGGTCATTAACATTGGT from Leptospira noumeaensis includes:
- the thiD gene encoding bifunctional hydroxymethylpyrimidine kinase/phosphomethylpyrimidine kinase, whose translation is MNKIFPITLTVAGSDSGGGAGVQADLKTFSSLATFGTTTFTCLTAQNPDGVTGIAEISPDFVSAQLKAVSGYFSVKAAKTGMLYSAKIIEVVAEFFYENPDIQLVVDPVMVATSGAKLLKDDAIDSLIKDLLPLAKLITPNLDEASLLLGEKIHQYDQLVPMAEKLFQKYKVPVLLKGGHLPNATEATDILFDGKSSYLYSKPFLKGKNTHGTGCTYSAAITSFLAHGKNLPEAVGSAKEYLHLTLEDEIQTGPISHLNHFPEPTN
- a CDS encoding MGMT family protein, producing the protein MKTPKTKSKNFYDSVYTVVKKIPKGKVTTYGHIALLLGNPRAARAVGYALNALKKEMEQKIPWQRVINAQGKISFRGDVLRADLQKKILQSEGVSFDLNDDTLNFDKYGWFP
- a CDS encoding DUF455 family protein, whose translation is MKVSEYAKHLLLAPNLEDKLLPPSRRWDEETDFIPIRIETPGRSSNLQFSDKKVKIPRLEHLNLISNRGLSLHHFANHELMAIELFAWALLAFPSAPKSVRNGFLKTIEEEQTHLKLYLNRMRDFGVNFGDLPVNYIFWKQLRQFGTLESFAAVMSVSFEGANLDYAQTYAQVFTYFGDNVTSEIMLTVFEDEIKHVKRGLRAFEHSVPENKNHWEHYLSLIQFPFTPRRAKGYLYLPETRALAGMDPEFIRSLGSYEDEYTGRVNLESVKKFGLGETILRKNRLDSHLPNL
- a CDS encoding porin: MKKYFNLRFPALIYSFAICFSVLHAEDTKPITTETPAPTAQPQQLNPLPASLKFGAFVDTYYSHNNNHPITKERQYATQAVRNDEFNINMGFVDAKWQEEKVRGRIALQFGTSVNTNYAPEANKDVSSNQNSVKHIQEAYVGIKIAKDTWIDAGIYFGHIGHESWISSDNWNYTRALALDYVPYYSSGVRLTTKITDKFQFQFHVMNGWQNITDQNKDKSLGTQFKYSFTQNFTLIANQFAGNEAPDFERKQTRFYNNTILEWKALDWLSFAVSGDVGAQKAKESFQYEPWWKEINPVLGIYTNRESNVYNQWYHGTFWTSFRYEDLYRLSFRVERFYDPKQVMATTYTRNGFMTNGYTMTFDFLEWNPGLVRFEVVQRESMDPVFATDNNKQTRVERLFIAAASVRY